In the genome of Pelagibacterium nitratireducens, one region contains:
- a CDS encoding ATP-binding cassette domain-containing protein codes for MTQERFDAADGHGPALSVENVSKSYGEVRALGGVSLTIGRGEFVAILGRNGAGKSTLLQLLTGIFSPDAGRITVLGHDMSRNAIAALADIGVVFQQQTLDLELSVKANLLFHADLHGLSRREARRRISGLLEEYQLDGVATARARTLSGGNRRRLELARARLHRPRLLMMDEASAGLDPNSRRALLREMRRLVRVEGMSILWATHLVDEIQHADRIIVLDKGYVLYSGTTAELTRREQSDDLERTIITLMGGDEGAGPLNTPNSNP; via the coding sequence ATGACACAGGAACGTTTCGACGCGGCAGACGGCCATGGCCCGGCGCTCAGCGTCGAAAACGTCTCCAAATCCTACGGTGAGGTGCGCGCGCTTGGGGGCGTGAGCCTTACGATCGGGCGCGGCGAATTTGTCGCCATCCTCGGCCGCAACGGGGCGGGAAAATCAACGCTTTTACAACTGCTGACGGGCATTTTTTCGCCCGACGCAGGGCGGATCACCGTGCTGGGTCACGATATGAGCCGGAATGCGATCGCCGCGCTGGCCGATATAGGCGTTGTCTTCCAGCAACAAACGCTCGATCTGGAACTGAGCGTGAAGGCAAACCTGCTTTTTCATGCCGATTTGCATGGTCTTTCCCGCAGGGAAGCCAGGCGGCGAATATCGGGTTTGCTCGAGGAATACCAGCTTGACGGGGTGGCCACGGCGCGGGCCCGGACCTTGAGCGGTGGCAACCGGCGGCGGCTCGAATTGGCGCGGGCCCGGCTTCATCGCCCGCGGCTGCTGATGATGGACGAAGCGAGCGCGGGGCTCGATCCGAACAGCCGGCGCGCGTTGCTTAGGGAAATGAGGCGCCTCGTCAGGGTCGAGGGCATGAGCATCCTGTGGGCGACCCATCTGGTCGATGAAATACAGCATGCCGATCGCATCATTGTGCTCGACAAGGGTTATGTACTCTATAGCGGCACCACCGCCGAGCTGACACGTCGCGAGCAATCCGATGATCTCGAGCGTACCATTATCACCCTCATGGGAGGCGATGAGGGAGCCGGTCCGCTCAACACACCCAATAGCAACCCATAG
- a CDS encoding PQQ-dependent catabolism-associated beta-propeller protein: MSVLPILRTGALHLAGALVLGLCLGLPASAAGTGYVFVSNERSDSVWVFDPANDFELVAEIPTSSRPRDMQFNIDRTRLYVACGDDDVIDVIDVASLSVVDYVPTGRSPEMFVLNENETQIFVSNEENSTAQVIDVASKVIIHEIPTGAEPEGVLLTEDETTLYVTSEIADMVHVIDTASGTVVDNVIVGTRPRRFELVKDDTELWVSDELSGSVTIIDAATNEVIDQLQFLPPGFREVDVTPVGILLSEDGQTMYVTLGRANHIAYVDVETREIEDYTLVGSRAWSLALSAEGTQLYVTNGLSDDMSVIDLETRSNVRSIPTGRVPHSIVVDDEPA; this comes from the coding sequence ATGTCCGTTCTTCCGATCCTGAGAACCGGCGCATTGCATCTGGCCGGCGCTTTGGTGCTCGGGCTTTGCCTTGGCCTTCCCGCCAGCGCGGCCGGCACGGGGTATGTGTTTGTCAGCAATGAGCGAAGCGACAGTGTCTGGGTGTTCGATCCGGCCAATGATTTTGAGCTGGTTGCGGAGATACCGACCTCTTCGCGACCGCGCGATATGCAGTTCAACATTGACCGGACGCGCCTCTACGTCGCTTGTGGGGATGACGACGTCATCGATGTCATCGACGTTGCCTCGCTCAGTGTCGTCGACTACGTGCCAACCGGGCGCAGCCCCGAAATGTTTGTCCTCAATGAAAACGAAACCCAGATCTTTGTCTCCAACGAGGAGAACTCGACAGCCCAGGTCATAGATGTGGCCAGCAAGGTCATCATCCACGAAATTCCTACGGGCGCCGAGCCCGAGGGCGTGCTTCTGACCGAGGACGAAACCACGCTTTACGTCACCTCCGAAATCGCCGACATGGTCCATGTCATCGACACGGCAAGCGGCACGGTGGTTGACAATGTCATTGTCGGCACCCGGCCGCGCCGGTTCGAACTGGTCAAGGACGATACCGAGCTTTGGGTGAGTGATGAGCTATCGGGGTCTGTCACGATCATAGATGCAGCCACCAACGAAGTTATTGATCAACTCCAGTTCCTGCCGCCCGGCTTTCGTGAGGTTGATGTTACCCCAGTGGGGATCCTGCTTTCCGAGGATGGTCAGACAATGTATGTAACGCTCGGGCGCGCCAACCACATAGCCTATGTCGATGTCGAGACCCGTGAGATCGAAGACTATACGCTCGTGGGCAGTCGCGCCTGGAGTCTGGCTCTGAGCGCCGAGGGAACTCAACTCTATGTCACCAATGGGCTCAGTGACGACATGTCTGTCATTGATCTCGA
- a CDS encoding type II toxin-antitoxin system RelE/ParE family toxin — MIQGTKGKLAANAVDDIFWQRLSRRSGEANTRNAVRADAASALQDMCFPPGNGLEAMSGDREGEHLVRITFVRTGQGPANVEIVDYH, encoded by the coding sequence GTGATCCAGGGCACAAAGGGCAAGCTTGCCGCAAATGCCGTTGACGACATTTTTTGGCAAAGGCTTTCCCGCCGATCTGGTGAAGCGAACACGCGCAATGCTGTCCGCGCTGATGCTGCCTCTGCGCTGCAGGATATGTGTTTTCCACCCGGCAACGGTCTTGAGGCGATGTCTGGTGACCGTGAGGGCGAGCATTTGGTGCGCATCACCTTTGTTAGGACCGGTCAGGGCCCGGCGAACGTTGAAATTGTGGATTATCACTGA
- a CDS encoding thermonuclease family protein has product MTTRAKRAAVWGLVLATLTVSSLAWAQPVMEMCAPYQPNTAEKTCVVDGDTIWLAGENIRLEGFDTPEPQTDICGGEREKALAAQASARLIELLNTNVWTVRRSGTDRYGRTLATVAIGGRDIGEWLVSERLARWWPDGEEWWCD; this is encoded by the coding sequence GTGACAACGAGAGCAAAAAGGGCGGCAGTGTGGGGGCTGGTTCTGGCAACGCTAACGGTGTCTTCTTTGGCATGGGCGCAACCGGTCATGGAAATGTGTGCCCCCTATCAGCCCAACACGGCTGAAAAGACCTGCGTGGTTGATGGCGACACGATCTGGCTTGCAGGCGAAAACATCAGACTTGAGGGGTTCGACACCCCTGAGCCTCAGACCGACATCTGTGGTGGCGAACGCGAAAAGGCACTGGCGGCACAGGCCAGCGCAAGGCTCATTGAATTGCTCAACACCAATGTCTGGACGGTCCGGCGCAGCGGAACCGATCGCTATGGCCGCACACTGGCAACGGTTGCGATTGGCGGCCGCGATATTGGAGAATGGCTCGTCTCAGAGCGGCTGGCCCGCTGGTGGCCGGATGGCGAGGAATGGTGGTGCGATTAG
- a CDS encoding HigA family addiction module antitoxin yields MSMIKNPAHPGEVLNELFLVPLEMSAGALARRLGVPRTRIERLVKKETALTADTALRLSAFFGNTAEFWLNLQRAYDLAAARETVDLTHIEPMAAA; encoded by the coding sequence ATGAGCATGATCAAGAACCCGGCGCACCCCGGCGAGGTGCTCAACGAGCTGTTTCTTGTCCCGCTTGAAATGAGCGCGGGCGCTCTTGCCCGGCGCCTTGGGGTGCCGCGTACCCGTATCGAGCGTCTTGTGAAGAAAGAGACAGCCCTTACCGCCGATACTGCCTTGCGCCTATCGGCCTTCTTTGGCAACACGGCTGAGTTCTGGTTGAACCTTCAGCGCGCCTACGATCTGGCCGCGGCCCGAGAAACTGTGGACCTGACCCACATTGAGCCAATGGCCGCGGCTTGA
- a CDS encoding type II toxin-antitoxin system prevent-host-death family antitoxin: MKTINIHEAKTHLSRLVDLAAAGEPFIIAKSGKPVAKVVPLSAKDSETVERVGFLAGKLLIPDDFDRMGEAEIETMFSGKP; the protein is encoded by the coding sequence ATGAAAACGATCAACATTCATGAGGCCAAGACCCATCTGTCGCGTCTGGTCGATCTGGCCGCGGCCGGAGAGCCGTTCATTATCGCAAAGTCAGGCAAGCCGGTCGCCAAGGTCGTTCCCCTGTCAGCCAAAGATAGCGAAACGGTTGAGCGGGTCGGGTTCCTCGCGGGAAAATTGTTGATCCCCGACGATTTCGACCGCATGGGCGAAGCTGAAATCGAAACCATGTTTTCCGGCAAGCCATGA
- a CDS encoding type II toxin-antitoxin system VapC family toxin — MKLLLDTHILLWAAAMPEKLSADAIALITNMSSELIFSAASLWEIAIKSGLGRSDFKVDASLLRKGLIDNGYNELAVTATHAIATSGLAPIHKDPFDRILIAQAITEGIEFLTADPIVARYEGPIRAV; from the coding sequence ATGAAGCTCTTGCTCGATACCCATATCTTGTTGTGGGCGGCAGCCATGCCCGAAAAACTTTCGGCCGATGCCATCGCCCTGATCACCAACATGTCGAGCGAGTTGATCTTTTCTGCGGCCAGTCTTTGGGAGATCGCGATCAAGTCGGGGTTGGGACGATCCGATTTCAAGGTCGACGCATCCCTTTTACGCAAGGGACTTATCGACAACGGTTATAATGAGCTAGCTGTGACCGCCACCCATGCCATCGCGACGTCAGGTTTGGCGCCGATCCACAAGGATCCATTCGATCGCATTCTGATCGCCCAAGCCATCACTGAAGGCATTGAATTTTTGACCGCCGACCCCATTGTCGCGCGCTATGAAGGACCGATCCGGGCTGTGTGA
- a CDS encoding type II toxin-antitoxin system VapB family antitoxin gives MALNIEDPEVDKLVAELIALKRTSKLEAVKAALKHEIASHRRDLPIRERLAKSLAMAKEAGPFSPGDHKAETDEIWDAD, from the coding sequence ATGGCGCTCAATATTGAAGACCCCGAGGTCGACAAACTGGTCGCCGAGCTGATCGCTTTGAAGCGAACATCCAAGCTCGAGGCTGTTAAAGCTGCCCTCAAGCACGAGATAGCCAGCCATCGGCGCGATCTTCCCATTCGCGAAAGACTGGCCAAATCCCTTGCCATGGCCAAGGAGGCCGGACCTTTTTCACCGGGCGACCATAAAGCTGAAACCGATGAAATATGGGACGCAGATTGA